One stretch of Rhodoferax lithotrophicus DNA includes these proteins:
- a CDS encoding M48 family metalloprotease translates to MIMLPTQTGAQASQPSLASTLPQLGDGNEMTSSAERRLGDRIARELYRDPDFIDDPVLGDYVQGIWQPLLAAARLRGDLTPELDERFAWRIVLGRDRSVNAFALPGGYLGVHLGLIAVVSSRDELASVLGHELSHVTQRHIARLMSKNSQQTPWMIGAMILGALAASKNAETGNALIVGGQALSTQAQLNFSRDMEREADRVGFGVMTQAGFQAQGFVSMFDKLQQASRLNDSGAYPYLRSHPLTTERIADMQSRLPLGTPTVNNSPTLSHAILSTRARVLSNPSAQAMQNWQIQAEDSALMLQPPAVQAGVLYGAAMAASRLREPAQARRQLARLQQLVTSDPEAVLQTRWLAVEVGLLARDLPPSKVLTLGQDVGLSSTAAMPTRRPELLLQAQVALQVNQTEVLNTVAQRLQTWVALTPNDAQAWQWLSSIYATQNQPLRALRAEAEAHMAQLDYAGALDRLKAAQDRLHGTNSREASADHIDASIIDTRRRQIEELLKEQAKEG, encoded by the coding sequence ATGATCATGCTCCCGACCCAAACAGGTGCGCAAGCAAGTCAACCTAGCCTCGCCTCCACCCTGCCCCAGTTAGGTGATGGCAACGAAATGACCAGCAGCGCGGAGCGCCGTCTAGGTGACCGTATCGCTCGCGAACTGTACCGCGACCCTGACTTTATAGACGATCCGGTACTGGGTGACTATGTGCAAGGCATCTGGCAGCCGTTGCTGGCCGCAGCACGACTGCGCGGCGATCTCACGCCAGAGCTCGATGAGCGGTTTGCCTGGCGCATTGTGCTGGGGCGAGACCGCAGCGTGAACGCTTTTGCCCTGCCTGGCGGCTACCTGGGCGTGCATTTGGGACTGATCGCCGTGGTCAGCAGCCGTGATGAATTGGCCTCGGTACTGGGTCACGAGCTCAGCCACGTCACCCAGCGCCATATTGCCCGACTGATGTCAAAAAACAGCCAGCAAACACCGTGGATGATTGGGGCGATGATTTTGGGCGCACTGGCGGCCAGTAAAAACGCCGAAACCGGCAACGCACTCATTGTGGGCGGGCAAGCGCTCTCAACCCAGGCACAACTCAACTTTTCACGTGATATGGAGCGCGAAGCCGACCGGGTCGGTTTTGGTGTCATGACACAAGCGGGCTTTCAAGCGCAAGGATTTGTCAGCATGTTTGACAAATTGCAACAAGCATCCCGCCTGAACGACAGCGGGGCCTACCCTTACTTGCGCAGTCACCCGCTGACCACCGAACGTATTGCCGACATGCAGTCGCGCCTGCCGTTGGGCACACCAACCGTCAACAACAGCCCCACCCTATCCCACGCCATATTGAGCACACGTGCCCGAGTGCTCTCCAACCCCAGTGCGCAAGCCATGCAAAACTGGCAAATACAGGCGGAAGATTCAGCCTTGATGCTGCAACCACCAGCGGTGCAGGCAGGCGTACTGTATGGTGCAGCCATGGCAGCCAGCCGCTTGCGTGAACCCGCCCAAGCACGCCGACAACTTGCACGCCTCCAGCAGCTCGTCACATCCGACCCTGAGGCTGTTTTGCAGACACGCTGGCTGGCTGTCGAAGTTGGCTTGCTGGCACGCGATTTACCCCCGTCCAAAGTCCTGACGCTAGGACAGGATGTCGGATTGAGTTCCACCGCGGCGATGCCGACTCGACGACCAGAGCTGTTGCTACAAGCTCAAGTTGCCCTACAAGTCAACCAGACAGAGGTCTTGAACACCGTTGCGCAGCGCCTGCAAACCTGGGTCGCACTGACTCCCAACGATGCCCAGGCCTGGCAATGGTTGAGCAGCATATACGCAACACAAAATCAGCCGCTACGGGCATTACGCGCTGAAGCCGAGGCGCACATGGCACAACTGGACTATGCAGGTGCCTTGGACCGGCTCAAAGCCGCGCAAGATCGGCTGCACGGCACAAACTCCAGGGAGGCGAGTGCAGACCATATCGATGCCTCCATCATCGACACCCGCCGCCGCCAGATTGAGGAACTGCTGAAAGAGCAGGCCAAAGAGGGCTGA
- a CDS encoding molybdopterin-containing oxidoreductase family protein: MNVTPLLTNPSAIQVRGACPHDCPDTCALLTTVQDGVAIKVQGNPDHAHTNGVLCTKVSRYTERSYHAERILQPLKRVGAKGAGQFEPVSWDAALSDIAARLQAIAARDPQAILPYSYAGTMGLVQGESMAARFFNKLGASLLERTICAAAGGEGLVHTLGGKLGMRVEFFAQAKLILIWGSNSIASNLHFWRYANEAKRLGAKLICIDPRKTETADKCHKHIALLPGTDGALALGLMHELIQHDWLDHDYLERYTLGWDKLRERALQWPPERVAAVCGITPEQVQNLARDYGACVSQSATDAAGVTPPSAAIRMNYGLQRVHGGGNAVRLIASLPALIGAWRQRSGGVLLSSSGTFPVQKAALQRPDLLAGRTPRTLNMATIGNDLLRPASPEFGPAVAALLVYNSNPVAIAPESTKVVQGFAREDLFTVVLEHFQTDTADYADYILPATTQLEHWDVHSSYGHTDVLLNRPAIAPLGQAKPNTQIFRELAKRMGFEEACFQDDDEALCRQAFGDKVDFDVLLNQGFASLLTPEAPFAQGNFPTPSGKCEFFSERLARQGQDGLPDHLPNHEAVNTSATYPLAMISPPARNFLNSSFVNVKSLRDIEGEPLLEMHPQDAALRGITNGDTVRVFNDRGIHCCHARVTERARVGVVNGLGIWWRKLGLDGTNVNQLTSQKLTDMGRGPTFYDCLVEVQLTSAKE, encoded by the coding sequence ATGAACGTAACCCCTTTGTTGACAAATCCCTCTGCCATTCAAGTGCGTGGAGCCTGCCCGCATGACTGCCCCGATACCTGTGCTTTGCTGACCACCGTGCAGGATGGTGTGGCCATCAAAGTGCAGGGTAACCCTGATCATGCCCACACCAACGGCGTGTTGTGCACCAAGGTGTCGCGCTACACCGAGCGCAGCTACCACGCCGAACGCATTTTGCAACCCCTGAAACGGGTTGGTGCCAAGGGTGCAGGGCAGTTTGAGCCGGTGAGCTGGGATGCGGCTTTGAGCGACATTGCGGCCCGTTTGCAGGCGATTGCGGCACGTGACCCCCAGGCCATCCTGCCCTACAGCTACGCTGGCACCATGGGTTTGGTGCAAGGTGAAAGCATGGCGGCACGGTTTTTCAACAAGCTGGGCGCTTCGCTGCTGGAGCGCACTATTTGTGCCGCAGCCGGTGGTGAGGGGCTGGTGCACACCCTGGGCGGCAAGCTGGGGATGCGGGTGGAATTTTTTGCGCAGGCCAAGCTGATCTTGATCTGGGGCAGCAATTCGATTGCCAGCAACCTGCATTTCTGGCGCTATGCCAACGAGGCCAAGCGCCTGGGGGCCAAGCTGATCTGTATTGACCCACGCAAGACCGAGACCGCAGACAAATGCCACAAGCACATTGCCTTGCTGCCCGGCACTGACGGTGCGCTGGCGCTGGGGCTGATGCACGAATTGATTCAACACGACTGGCTCGATCATGACTACCTGGAGCGCTACACCTTGGGCTGGGACAAGCTGCGCGAGCGGGCTCTGCAATGGCCACCCGAGCGGGTGGCGGCGGTGTGTGGCATCACGCCAGAACAAGTCCAGAACCTGGCGCGTGACTATGGGGCGTGCGTGTCCCAATCTGCCACAGATGCGGCTGGCGTGACACCGCCCAGTGCGGCGATTCGCATGAATTACGGTTTGCAGCGTGTGCATGGCGGGGGCAACGCGGTGCGCTTGATTGCCAGCTTGCCCGCGCTGATCGGGGCCTGGCGGCAGCGCTCGGGTGGGGTGCTGCTGTCAAGTTCGGGCACGTTCCCGGTTCAAAAAGCGGCTTTGCAGCGCCCGGATTTGCTGGCGGGCCGCACCCCGAGAACGCTCAATATGGCCACCATTGGCAACGATTTGCTGCGCCCAGCCAGCCCTGAATTTGGCCCGGCGGTTGCAGCGCTGCTGGTCTACAACAGCAACCCGGTGGCCATCGCGCCCGAGTCGACCAAGGTGGTGCAAGGTTTTGCCCGTGAAGATTTGTTCACCGTGGTGCTGGAGCATTTTCAGACCGACACGGCGGACTATGCTGATTACATCTTGCCCGCCACAACCCAACTGGAGCACTGGGACGTGCACAGCAGTTACGGGCATACCGATGTGTTGTTGAACCGCCCGGCCATTGCGCCGCTTGGCCAAGCCAAGCCCAACACGCAGATTTTTCGGGAGCTGGCGAAGCGCATGGGGTTTGAGGAAGCGTGTTTCCAGGACGATGACGAGGCGCTGTGCCGCCAGGCGTTTGGCGACAAGGTTGATTTTGACGTGTTGCTGAACCAGGGTTTTGCCAGCCTGCTTACGCCTGAGGCCCCGTTTGCCCAAGGCAACTTTCCCACGCCCTCGGGCAAATGCGAGTTTTTCAGCGAACGCCTGGCCCGCCAGGGGCAAGACGGTTTACCGGATCATTTGCCGAACCACGAGGCGGTGAACACTTCGGCCACTTACCCGCTGGCCATGATCTCGCCCCCTGCACGTAACTTTTTGAACTCCAGCTTTGTCAACGTCAAAAGCTTGCGGGATATTGAGGGTGAACCGTTGCTTGAAATGCATCCCCAAGACGCGGCGCTGCGCGGCATCACCAACGGCGACACTGTGCGGGTGTTTAATGACAGGGGCATTCACTGCTGCCACGCCCGTGTGACCGAGCGTGCCCGTGTCGGCGTGGTGAATGGCTTGGGCATCTGGTGGCGCAAACTGGGGCTGGACGGCACCAACGTCAACCAGCTGACCAGCCAGAAGCTGACCGATATGGGGCGCGGGCCGACTTTTTACGACTGCCTGGTGGAGGTGCAGCTCACATCAGCCAAGGAATAA
- the fabG gene encoding 3-oxoacyl-ACP reductase FabG, whose amino-acid sequence MTARLTNKVSIITGAAQGIGLATALKFAQEGAIVILCDVKQAGVDEAVVQCQALGATAQGFVMDVTQRPMVDAVVAQVKEKFGRIDVLVNNAGITQDARLQKMTIEQFDKVIDVNLRGVFHCTQAVADGMVAQGSGVILSASSVVGLYGNFGQTNYAATKFGIIGFTKTWSRELGPKGVRVNAVAPGFISTPMVAAMPEKVLQDLSAKVHLRRVGKPEEIANVYAFLASDEASYINGEVIEVSGGISL is encoded by the coding sequence ATGACAGCTCGTTTAACCAATAAAGTATCCATCATTACTGGCGCAGCACAAGGCATTGGCCTTGCAACGGCCCTTAAGTTTGCCCAAGAAGGTGCCATCGTGATTCTTTGCGATGTCAAGCAGGCTGGTGTGGACGAGGCTGTAGTCCAGTGTCAGGCGCTGGGGGCGACGGCACAGGGTTTTGTGATGGATGTGACTCAGCGTCCCATGGTGGATGCGGTCGTGGCGCAGGTCAAGGAAAAGTTTGGCCGCATTGATGTGTTGGTGAACAATGCGGGCATCACACAAGACGCGCGACTGCAAAAAATGACCATTGAGCAGTTTGACAAGGTGATTGATGTCAACCTGCGCGGGGTATTTCACTGCACCCAGGCCGTGGCTGACGGCATGGTGGCTCAGGGCAGTGGCGTGATTTTGAGTGCCAGTTCGGTGGTGGGTTTGTATGGCAACTTTGGCCAGACCAACTATGCGGCCACCAAGTTTGGCATCATCGGCTTCACCAAAACCTGGAGCCGTGAGCTTGGGCCCAAGGGCGTGCGCGTGAATGCCGTGGCACCTGGGTTCATCAGCACCCCCATGGTGGCGGCCATGCCTGAAAAAGTATTGCAAGACCTGAGTGCCAAAGTGCATCTGCGTCGTGTCGGCAAGCCTGAAGAAATTGCCAATGTCTACGCCTTTTTGGCCAGTGATGAGGCCAGCTACATCAATGGCGAGGTGATTGAAGTCTCGGGCGGTATCTCGCTCTGA
- a CDS encoding DUF3717 domain-containing protein, producing MPTIHITDIEAAINFWRTKAPSLENGALPPETRALAEVYAVMALQRSHEIEEPALPPAARQAWLAWFDSTPDTPCIAICSTSQGDEVCKGCGRTFAEVQLWTEMTPVQKRASWRRITQEGTAWRFNKYAERAAENTPARTG from the coding sequence ATGCCCACCATCCACATCACCGACATTGAAGCAGCCATCAATTTCTGGCGCACCAAAGCGCCCAGTCTGGAAAATGGAGCCCTGCCACCGGAAACCCGCGCCCTGGCCGAGGTGTATGCCGTCATGGCGCTACAGCGCAGCCATGAGATTGAGGAACCCGCCTTGCCACCCGCCGCACGCCAAGCCTGGTTGGCCTGGTTTGACAGCACGCCCGATACACCGTGTATCGCCATTTGCTCCACCAGTCAGGGCGACGAGGTGTGCAAAGGCTGTGGTCGCACCTTTGCCGAGGTGCAGCTCTGGACAGAAATGACCCCGGTACAAAAACGCGCCAGCTGGCGGCGCATCACCCAGGAAGGAACGGCCTGGCGCTTCAACAAATACGCCGAGCGGGCGGCAGAAAACACCCCCGCCCGAACGGGATGA
- a CDS encoding methyltransferase family protein yields the protein MTHLFLSQRQRIGQLLVVLQFGLLAWLGWAASAPIGHGQWTATSTWLAALSLLLGSWTLAYNRLGNFNIHPAPKAQGVLITGGPYRLIRHPMYSAVLLAAGAMAVLLETNSGWLVWCALALVLWTKAHLEERWLCEHHAGYAAYCLHTQRFIPWLM from the coding sequence ATGACCCATCTTTTCCTTTCCCAAAGACAACGCATCGGCCAGCTGCTGGTTGTCCTTCAGTTTGGTTTGCTGGCATGGTTGGGCTGGGCGGCCTCTGCGCCCATTGGGCACGGCCAATGGACAGCGACAAGCACGTGGCTGGCCGCTCTGTCGCTGCTTCTGGGTTCGTGGACACTGGCCTACAACCGCTTGGGCAATTTCAACATTCACCCCGCCCCCAAAGCACAAGGTGTTCTGATCACCGGCGGCCCTTACCGGCTGATTCGGCACCCGATGTACAGCGCAGTACTGCTGGCAGCAGGGGCCATGGCCGTGTTACTTGAAACCAACTCGGGCTGGCTGGTCTGGTGTGCCTTGGCACTGGTGCTGTGGACCAAAGCCCATCTGGAAGAACGCTGGCTGTGCGAACACCATGCCGGGTACGCCGCGTATTGCCTGCACACCCAACGCTTTATTCCTTGGCTGATGTGA
- the moaC gene encoding cyclic pyranopterin monophosphate synthase MoaC, translating into MSQLTHFDAQGQAHMVDVAAKAATHRIGIAGGRIEMLPETLALIESGTAKKGDVLGIARVAGIMAAKKTSDLIPLCHPLALTRVAIDFVVSHADAESAASVFCTATVETVGPTGVEMEALTAVQVALLTIYDMCKAVDRGMTMTGCKLLEKHGGKSGSFVAGI; encoded by the coding sequence ATGAGCCAATTGACCCATTTTGATGCACAAGGCCAAGCCCATATGGTCGACGTGGCAGCCAAAGCCGCAACCCATCGCATTGGCATTGCAGGGGGGCGTATCGAGATGCTGCCTGAAACACTGGCTCTGATCGAATCGGGCACGGCGAAAAAAGGGGATGTGCTAGGTATTGCTCGTGTGGCGGGCATCATGGCCGCCAAAAAAACCAGTGACTTGATTCCTCTTTGTCATCCGCTGGCACTTACCCGTGTTGCTATTGACTTTGTAGTGTCTCATGCTGACGCAGAAAGCGCTGCAAGTGTTTTTTGTACTGCAACGGTAGAAACCGTTGGGCCTACCGGGGTGGAGATGGAGGCCCTGACTGCAGTACAAGTGGCGTTGTTGACCATTTATGACATGTGCAAAGCGGTGGATCGTGGGATGACGATGACTGGCTGCAAGCTATTGGAAAAACACGGTGGTAAATCGGGCAGTTTTGTCGCTGGGATTTGA
- a CDS encoding PglL family O-oligosaccharyltransferase, with translation MEKLTNFSCFSLHSTFCYPAFTGFNQDEERSVLPCRAVYCGRNFAPITAARIITFMQQPSNSLSTLKMPYFFVFSTILLPWLNPFSPGPTPAIVPFLFSSVCAAICSVALQLSHRTTQRGQAESVIALAWLIAAGTSSAIGLLQYFGTTEWAGLWINHTGLGEAYGNLRQRNQFATLLNIGLATSIYFAHHQQHDAHSHTSSESHLPRVMLLTVTALLSIGNAASSSRTGLVQLVLLVILAWMWGRHEMTAIEHTQPQRRVVNKVLVIALLTYVLATVVLPWLVGLDPSSSSAWARLRAGDAQCSSRLTLWSNVLHLIAQKPWAGWGWGELDYAHFITLYPGARFCAILDNAHNLPLHLAVELGVPVALLVCGVMIGLVWHARPWRESNPSRQLAWSVLAVIGLHSLLEYPLWYGPFQMATLLSIWILWRIPADRDGAPRPARTSLHLPYVSALTAASLIALCGFSAWNYQLASQIYMAPADRMSMYRENTLEKINNVILFQDQVQFAKLTTTELDAANAQEVHDQALAMLHFSPEERVVEMLLNSCKLLGRTDEISFLAPRYKAAFPEAYANWQASQAKP, from the coding sequence TTGGAAAAATTAACTAATTTTTCCTGCTTTTCACTCCACTCTACATTTTGTTATCCAGCGTTCACTGGATTTAATCAAGATGAAGAACGAAGTGTTCTGCCCTGCAGAGCCGTGTATTGTGGCAGAAATTTTGCACCAATTACAGCTGCGAGAATAATTACTTTTATGCAGCAGCCCAGCAACTCGCTGTCGACCCTCAAAATGCCTTATTTCTTTGTTTTTTCCACCATATTGCTGCCTTGGTTAAATCCATTCAGTCCGGGACCGACACCCGCTATAGTTCCATTTTTGTTCTCTTCTGTGTGCGCTGCCATTTGCAGTGTTGCCCTTCAACTGTCGCATCGGACAACTCAACGCGGGCAAGCAGAATCGGTTATTGCACTGGCTTGGCTGATTGCAGCGGGTACCAGTTCTGCTATCGGATTACTTCAATATTTTGGCACCACTGAATGGGCAGGTCTGTGGATTAACCACACTGGCTTGGGCGAAGCCTATGGCAACCTGCGGCAACGGAATCAGTTTGCGACGCTGTTGAACATTGGGTTGGCTACCTCTATCTATTTCGCTCACCATCAACAACATGATGCCCATTCACACACCTCATCAGAAAGTCATCTCCCCCGAGTGATGCTGCTGACTGTTACCGCCCTGCTTAGCATCGGAAATGCAGCTTCATCTTCACGCACAGGTCTGGTTCAACTTGTTTTGCTGGTAATTCTTGCTTGGATGTGGGGACGACATGAGATGACGGCCATTGAACACACACAGCCTCAGCGCAGAGTCGTCAACAAGGTGCTTGTAATCGCCTTGTTGACTTATGTATTAGCTACCGTGGTTTTGCCGTGGTTGGTTGGCCTAGACCCCTCATCAAGCAGTGCTTGGGCGCGATTACGCGCCGGGGATGCGCAATGCAGCAGTCGCCTAACCTTGTGGAGCAACGTGTTGCACCTGATCGCTCAAAAGCCTTGGGCAGGTTGGGGCTGGGGCGAACTCGATTACGCACACTTTATTACTTTGTACCCTGGCGCACGATTCTGTGCCATTTTGGACAACGCACACAACCTACCGCTGCACTTGGCTGTGGAGTTAGGTGTCCCTGTGGCTCTGTTGGTGTGCGGAGTGATGATTGGACTGGTGTGGCATGCTCGACCCTGGCGTGAATCCAATCCGTCACGTCAACTGGCATGGTCCGTCTTGGCCGTCATTGGACTACACAGCTTACTGGAATACCCGCTTTGGTACGGGCCGTTCCAAATGGCGACACTCCTCAGTATTTGGATACTTTGGCGAATTCCTGCTGATCGGGATGGAGCGCCAAGGCCAGCGCGCACATCCTTGCATCTACCCTATGTATCAGCATTAACAGCTGCATCTTTGATCGCGTTGTGCGGTTTTAGCGCCTGGAACTATCAATTGGCGAGCCAAATTTACATGGCACCAGCGGACCGAATGAGCATGTACCGTGAAAACACATTGGAGAAAATCAACAACGTTATCTTGTTTCAAGATCAGGTTCAGTTCGCCAAGCTGACAACAACCGAACTGGATGCCGCAAACGCCCAGGAGGTTCACGATCAGGCACTCGCCATGCTGCATTTCTCACCTGAAGAACGCGTGGTGGAAATGCTGTTGAATAGCTGCAAACTCCTTGGTCGAACCGATGAGATCAGTTTTTTGGCACCACGTTACAAAGCTGCTTTTCCCGAAGCCTATGCCAATTGGCAAGCCTCGCAAGCAAAACCATAA
- a CDS encoding TerC family protein, with product MEFFSAPWWSALLAIVLIDLVLAGDNAIVIALAARNLPPHLKTKAILWGTVGAIVVRSLMTIGVVWLLKIPGLMLVGGLGLVWIAYQLLADDDGDKHSDPMANTFWGAMKTIIVADALMGVDNVLGVAGAAHGAFDLVIIGLLISVPIVVFGSSVVLKLVDRFPIIIQAGAAVLAYTAAKMVVGEPLLNGVFGDAKAVLTGVQQAARWGVELLAVVGVLAAGTWRKRRAQISA from the coding sequence ATGGAATTTTTTTCTGCACCCTGGTGGTCTGCGCTGTTGGCCATTGTGTTGATTGACTTGGTATTGGCTGGTGACAACGCCATCGTGATTGCCCTGGCTGCGCGCAATTTGCCGCCCCACCTGAAAACCAAGGCTATTTTGTGGGGCACGGTCGGTGCCATCGTTGTGCGATCCTTGATGACGATTGGCGTGGTCTGGTTGCTGAAAATACCCGGCTTGATGCTGGTGGGGGGGCTTGGCTTGGTCTGGATTGCCTACCAGCTGCTGGCCGATGATGACGGTGACAAACACAGTGACCCTATGGCCAATACCTTTTGGGGGGCGATGAAGACCATCATCGTGGCCGATGCGTTGATGGGTGTCGACAACGTGTTGGGTGTGGCTGGTGCTGCCCATGGTGCATTTGACCTGGTGATCATTGGTTTGCTGATCAGCGTGCCGATCGTGGTGTTTGGCAGCTCGGTGGTGCTGAAGCTGGTGGATCGTTTTCCGATCATCATTCAGGCCGGTGCGGCTGTGCTGGCCTATACGGCCGCCAAGATGGTGGTGGGTGAGCCGCTGCTGAATGGTGTTTTTGGTGATGCCAAAGCTGTTTTGACCGGCGTTCAGCAAGCTGCGCGCTGGGGCGTGGAGCTGTTGGCCGTTGTTGGGGTCTTGGCCGCAGGCACGTGGCGTAAACGCCGTGCACAAATCAGCGCTTGA